Genomic segment of Tomitella fengzijianii:
TCGGGCTGGGGCTCGACGGGCATGTGCTGTTCGCGGTGGTCGTCGTGGCCGCGCTGCCCACCGCCCAGAACGTGTTCATCTACGCCTCCCGGTACGGGCGGGGCATGGTGCTGGCGCGCGACGCGGCGCTGGTCACCACCATCGCCGCGGTGCCCGTGATCCTCGTGGTCACCGCGCTGCTGGGGTGACGCCGAGATCCCCACTGCCCCCGGCGTTTGGTGGCCGCCCCCGAGATCCTTACTGCCCCGGCGTTTGGTGGCCGCCCCCGAGATCCCCACTGCCCCGGCGTTTGGTGGACATTTGGTCGGATATCCGTGGATTTCCAGCCAAATGTCCACCAAACGCGACGCGGGACGGGGCGGGGCGAGTCGGGGCAGGGCGACGCGGGACGGGGCGGGGCGGTGGCTCACAGAACCGGCAGCTCCCCGGGATCAGCGCCGGCTGCCAGCAAGGCGTCGCGCACATCGCGGAGGAACCGGACGAGCCCGTCGCCGCGCAGATGGTGCGCCCGAACCCGCACCCAGTTCCACCCGTCCTTGTGCAGCGCATTTCCCCGGCGCACGTCCTTGTCCAGCTGCGCCCGTTCCGTGTGACCGCCGCCCTCGTAGTCGAGGAGCACCCGCCAGCGCCGCCACCCCAGGTCGATATATCCGCTGAATGAGCCGTCGTCGGTGCGCACGTGGATCTGCGACTCGGGCGGCGGGAAGCCTGCGCGGACGATCGCCAGGCGCATACGGGTCTCCTGTGGCGAGTCGGCCCCTTCGGCCGAGAGCGCGATCACCTCGCTCGCCCTCCGCGCGCCATGCACTCGCGGACGGCTCTGCGCGTAGAGTTCCAGCTGCCGTTTGTGCACGCTGCGGGTCCGGTACATGGCGTCGACCTTGATGACGGCCTCGTCGCCGGGGATCCGCCGTGCCAGGTCGAATGCCGTGCGCGCCGGCGAGGTGATCGCGACTCCCCGCACCGTCAGGATGTCGTCCTCGCAGAGCCTGTCCCGGTACACATCCACGTCATCGAGAGCTTGCACCGCGTGTCGGCTGTTGCAGGCTCCGCGCTCGTCGTCCCCGATCCACTTGGCGCCCCAGAACGCGGCAGCGGACCTGCCTGCCAGCACGACCCCGCAACGGCCGCTCGGCTTGCTCGACGCCCACATCGCAATGGCGTGTGCACGCCGCGTCGCGGTCAGCGGCACACCCCCGCGGACGTAGACGCCCGGGAGGATGCGCATGCACTTGTTGCGCACGAAGTTCCTGGTCACCTGGCCGCTCGATACCGCCTCCGCCGCACGAAACGGCTCGCTCCCCTCCACGCCCCACATGATCGCACCGGCCTGGGACGTTCTCCGCCGCGCAGACCTCCGCCTGTGGATAACTCCCAGTGCTCTTTGGTGGACATTTGGCTGGATTTCCGCCGATTTCCAGCCAAATGTCCACCAAACGCGGGGTCAGTAGAGGTACAGCCCCCGCCCGTCAGCGCGCGCGGATCTGCTCCCACACGCCGAAGTCCTCGCGTGGCCCCCCGGGGGTGTCGGCCCCGTACTTGGCGATCTCCGCGTTCAGGTCCAGCGGCCGGGTGGGCGGCGTTCCGGGTTCAAGCTCGTCGAGGATCGACGCGTCCGGCACCATCCAGCACACCTCGAACTCGATGCCGTCGGGATCGGCGCCGTACAGGGCCTTCGTGGAACCGTGGTCGCCGGCTCCGGTCAGCGCACCGGCCTCGCCGAGCCGCCGCCCCATCTCCGTCAGCGCGCCGAGCGTGTCCACCTCCCACGCCAGGTGGTACAGCCCCACGCCGCGGGCGGGGCGGGGCCCGGTGTCGCCCACCTGGAACAGGCCCAGGTCGTGGTCGTTGGCCGAGTCGGCGGCCTGCAGGAACGCCGCGCCCGGGAACTGGCTGAGCACGCGGAATCCCAGCGTGCCCACGTAGAAGTCGAGGCTCCGTTGCAGGTCCGACACGTACAGCACGGCGTGGTTGAGACGCTTGATCGACATGCCGTCATTGTCCCACCGGCGGTGGCGGCACACTGGACGTCGCCGGGCTCGTGCCCGGGCATCCCGGTCTCGGGAAAGGATCACGACGATGGGCGATCGGCTGCCACCGCGCGTAGATGCGTTCTCCGGCGAGGCCCTGCGCGACGGCGCGTGGCTGGCCCGGCAGGTCTCAGACACCCGCCGGCGGTGGCGCTTTCGCGAAGACCGCGCGGCGGGCACGCTCTGGTGGTATTCGGCGAGCGCGACGCTCACGGCCCCGGGCCCCCGGATGCTCCTGGCCGACGGAACCGCCCCGAACCCTGCTTTGGCACAACTGGATTGCACGCTCACCCCGTACGGTCACCTCGGTTCCGCGCGCTCCGCGGGGTGGGTGAGCGGGCCCGACGAGTACAGGCGGGCATTGGTGCCGGCGTTCGCGGCGATCATCGGGGCGCTCGCGCGGGCTTCGGGTGCTCCGGAACCCTCGCTGTGGGCGATCGCGTCGGATTCTCTGGCCAATCAGGCGCTGCAGGCGGGTGTCGACGCCGGACGCTGCGCCGATGCCTGCGTACTGGCGCGACGCCTCACATGCCCGCCGCTGGTGCCGGCGCGATTCGTGGACGTGGTCCCGCACCCATCAGCGCCGCACCCGTCGGCGCCGCTCGCCATGGACGGCGCCGCCCGGGTCAGCGTGCGCCCTGCCGATCCGGCATCGCCGCCGCCCGCCGGCGGCCTCCGGATAGTCCGGCGCAGTTCCTGTTGCCTCCTCTTCCAGGCGCCCGGTCAGGGCAAGTGCGTGAGCTGCCCACGCCGCAGCCCGGGCGAGCGCGCCGCCGCGCTCGGCGGGTGGTTCGCGGGGTCCTGAGAAGTGTCCGCATCCTCCGTGGACGCGGCCGCGACGCGCCTCCCCAGCGTTACATAATCGAGATATTCACCCGTGAAACACTCGCTGAATTAAGATTTTCAAGCCGTCTGCCAGCAAATATCAATTCCCTCTGGCGGGAATCGATTGACACACGTACCTTCCGTCCAGTTGCTGAATCAGAACGGGGAGGTCTGCACGAATGAATGATTCACCGAGCTCGTCCGCTGTCCGGCCCCGCGGCCGATCCGCCCTGGGGGCGGTGGCCGCGTCGGTCGCGATCGCGGCCACCGCCGCGATCGCGGTCCCCGGCACCGCGGAGGCCGCCCCGCCCTCGCCCGGCGCACTGCTCGAGTCCGCGGGCGTGCCCCCGCGCATCGCCGAACTGGCGGACTCCGGCAGCCTCTCGGTCAAGTCGGTGGACCTGATTCCGGAGGCGATCGCCGCGTTCTCCGGCTCACTCGGCCTGCCCACGACGGTGTCCAACGCGATCCTCTCGACGGTCGGCGGATGTCAGAGCGACGACGCCGAGGCGATCGTCGCGTGCACGGAGGATCAGACGCTCACCACCGAAGCGCCGCTGCTGCTCAGGACC
This window contains:
- a CDS encoding VOC family protein, with translation MSIKRLNHAVLYVSDLQRSLDFYVGTLGFRVLSQFPGAAFLQAADSANDHDLGLFQVGDTGPRPARGVGLYHLAWEVDTLGALTEMGRRLGEAGALTGAGDHGSTKALYGADPDGIEFEVCWMVPDASILDELEPGTPPTRPLDLNAEIAKYGADTPGGPREDFGVWEQIRAR
- a CDS encoding (2Fe-2S)-binding protein yields the protein MGDRLPPRVDAFSGEALRDGAWLARQVSDTRRRWRFREDRAAGTLWWYSASATLTAPGPRMLLADGTAPNPALAQLDCTLTPYGHLGSARSAGWVSGPDEYRRALVPAFAAIIGALARASGAPEPSLWAIASDSLANQALQAGVDAGRCADACVLARRLTCPPLVPARFVDVVPHPSAPHPSAPLAMDGAARVSVRPADPASPPPAGGLRIVRRSSCCLLFQAPGQGKCVSCPRRSPGERAAALGGWFAGS